The following proteins come from a genomic window of Acuticoccus sediminis:
- a CDS encoding calcium-binding protein, protein MITINATQLSEGIDYSTFLSEYYAGLAAGASTYHGGDPVFAFGGYYYVTGPQVSFDFGDDSDKMVLLEGEDISYDFLTYGAEYGHGISGEVDTVIFGVADENTTTADGTENGLVVGLTGLVVSGLDVSSEPGSGNDYSNLVYALYNDVRYGLNDAETIDHIADLYATFASDAQHFLGTNYNDVYTGTGYGDLIEGFNGDDVLYGGAGEDRMFGDRGADVMYGGNANDILYGDAGNDSLYGGAGADSLYGNGGDDYIEGGNGHDLIGGFAGHDELWGGAGNDTIMAGGGNDTVEGEAGNDVIYGKRGNDLLFGGDGNDRIFGDEGNDTINGGDGADGLFGGAGADVFTYFEASESYLGSADNLRDFEAGVDTIDLSAFDLVFVDEFTGAGDEVTFVERSDRTSVQADIDGDGSADLYIVVHTTGLTENDLLLA, encoded by the coding sequence ATGATTACAATTAACGCCACTCAGCTCTCGGAAGGGATCGACTACTCCACCTTCCTGTCTGAGTATTATGCTGGCCTCGCCGCAGGTGCCTCGACCTACCACGGTGGCGACCCCGTGTTCGCGTTCGGCGGCTATTACTATGTGACCGGACCGCAGGTGTCGTTCGACTTCGGCGACGACAGCGACAAGATGGTGCTGCTCGAAGGCGAGGACATCTCCTACGACTTCCTGACGTACGGCGCCGAATACGGCCACGGCATTTCCGGCGAGGTCGACACCGTGATCTTCGGCGTCGCCGACGAGAACACGACGACCGCCGACGGCACCGAGAACGGTCTGGTGGTCGGCCTGACCGGGCTCGTCGTCAGCGGCCTCGACGTCTCGTCCGAGCCGGGCAGCGGCAACGACTACAGCAACCTCGTCTACGCGCTCTACAACGACGTCCGTTATGGTCTGAACGACGCCGAGACCATCGACCACATCGCCGACCTCTACGCGACCTTCGCCTCGGACGCGCAGCACTTCCTCGGCACCAACTACAACGACGTCTACACCGGCACCGGCTACGGCGACCTCATCGAAGGCTTCAACGGCGACGACGTCCTGTACGGCGGCGCGGGCGAGGACCGCATGTTCGGCGACCGCGGCGCGGACGTGATGTACGGCGGGAACGCCAACGACATCCTCTACGGCGATGCGGGCAACGACTCCCTCTACGGTGGTGCCGGCGCCGATTCGCTCTATGGCAACGGCGGCGACGACTACATCGAGGGCGGCAACGGGCACGACCTGATCGGCGGCTTCGCCGGCCACGACGAGCTGTGGGGCGGCGCGGGCAACGACACGATCATGGCCGGCGGCGGCAACGACACGGTCGAAGGCGAGGCCGGCAACGACGTCATCTACGGCAAGCGCGGCAATGACCTGCTCTTCGGCGGCGACGGCAACGACCGGATCTTCGGCGACGAGGGCAACGACACGATCAACGGCGGCGACGGCGCGGACGGCCTCTTCGGCGGCGCGGGCGCGGACGTCTTCACCTACTTCGAGGCGTCGGAGTCCTACCTCGGCTCGGCCGACAACCTGCGCGACTTCGAAGCCGGCGTCGACACCATCGACCTGAGCGCCTTCGACCTCGTCTTCGTCGACGAGTTCACCGGCGCGGGCGACGAGGTGACCTTTGTCGAGCGGTCGGACCGCACGAGCGTGCAGGCCGACATCGACGGTGACGGGAGTGCCGACCTCTACATCGTGGTCCACACGACCGGCCTCACCGAGAACGACCTGCTGCTGGCCTAG
- a CDS encoding polyhydroxyalkanoate depolymerase encodes MLYQMYQLQDDLIAPMRALARHTRIGGWPIIPIPQGEMSIFDASMEMLSRFRLSHRRPPFGIHSVTVGNRRVPVREEVALSLPFGNLLHFAKDIDTPQPKILVVAPLSGHFATLLRGTVETLLQDHDVYITDWTNARDVPLSAGEFGVEDYVAYLIRFLEEIGPKGNILAVCQPCVQALIAVSVMSQQNHPATPRTMTLMAGPIDTRESPTLVNELAFDQPLEWFERNLISTVPWRYRGGGRRVYPGFVQLVAFMTMNMPRHKDQHRKLYKYLINGEMAKARKIMDFYDEYFAVLDLTAEFYLETVDRIFQRAELAKGEFTYRGELVDPGAIRNTFLLTVEGGRDDICSLGQTTAAHDLCRSLRPHLKRHHLQANVGHYGVFNGKRWEKEIYPVVRNMILAME; translated from the coding sequence ATGCTGTATCAAATGTACCAGCTGCAGGACGATCTGATCGCGCCGATGCGGGCATTGGCACGGCATACCCGGATCGGCGGCTGGCCCATCATCCCGATTCCTCAAGGCGAAATGTCCATCTTCGACGCGTCGATGGAGATGCTGTCGCGCTTTCGCCTGTCCCATCGCCGGCCCCCCTTCGGCATCCATTCCGTCACCGTCGGCAACCGCCGCGTTCCGGTCCGCGAGGAGGTCGCCCTCTCCCTGCCGTTCGGCAACCTCCTCCACTTCGCCAAGGACATCGACACCCCGCAGCCGAAGATCCTCGTCGTCGCCCCGCTGTCGGGCCACTTCGCCACGCTCCTGCGCGGCACCGTCGAGACGCTGCTGCAGGACCATGACGTCTACATCACCGACTGGACCAACGCGCGCGACGTGCCGCTGTCGGCCGGCGAGTTCGGGGTCGAGGACTATGTCGCCTACCTGATCCGCTTCCTCGAGGAGATCGGCCCCAAGGGCAACATCCTCGCCGTCTGCCAGCCCTGCGTGCAGGCGCTGATCGCGGTTTCGGTCATGTCGCAGCAGAACCACCCGGCGACGCCGCGCACGATGACCCTGATGGCCGGCCCGATCGACACGCGCGAGAGCCCCACCCTCGTCAACGAGCTGGCCTTCGACCAGCCGCTGGAGTGGTTCGAGCGGAACCTCATCTCCACCGTGCCGTGGCGCTACAGGGGGGGTGGCCGCCGCGTCTATCCCGGCTTCGTGCAGCTCGTCGCCTTCATGACGATGAACATGCCGCGCCACAAGGATCAGCACCGCAAGCTCTACAAGTACCTGATCAACGGCGAGATGGCGAAAGCCCGCAAGATCATGGACTTCTACGACGAGTACTTCGCGGTCCTCGACCTGACGGCGGAGTTCTATCTGGAGACGGTGGACCGCATCTTCCAGCGTGCCGAGCTCGCCAAGGGCGAGTTCACCTACCGCGGGGAGCTCGTGGACCCGGGCGCCATCCGCAACACCTTCCTCCTCACCGTGGAAGGCGGGCGCGACGACATCTGCTCGCTGGGCCAGACGACCGCCGCGCACGACCTCTGCCGGTCGCTCCGGCCGCACCTGAAGCGCCATCACCTGCAGGCCAACGTCGGCCACTACGGCGTCTTCAACGGCAAGCGCTGGGAGAAGGAGATCTACCCCGTCGTGCGCAACATGATCCTGGCGATGGAGTAG
- a CDS encoding ABC transporter substrate-binding protein produces MKTILAAVALTLAAAPVLAQDAPEGAPDELGMGIFTFTSGPAAAYGMPGRNAAELIIDQINEDGGIGGAKIVPTYVDEGQGGEGVVSEFRRLAGDGSVDVMVAALSSGNCMALAPIADQLEMPMVTWNCDTHQLFLNAEHPYVFRPNSSTVPEFVAYAAYVAQNNPDAKRIAIINPDYAFGHDAAQIFTAAMKAFNPDVEVVAELFPRMGTPSFNTEISRIAAARPDIIFSNLWGGDLENFVRQASARGLFRSSQVVLALGESALQRVDLPEGVIVGVLGDGFWNSPDAQDNEAAQAFAEAYHGKFGEWPVFPGMKMANTILVVKQAYEEAIAEAGKWPTKDELLAALSDIEAETLTGTVTVREDHDGLVDQIVGVTTGGGDKPALAKMARYPGSDITPPVGADPIEWVSTLTPEFAAGLPAPGSYE; encoded by the coding sequence ATGAAGACAATTCTGGCTGCCGTGGCCCTCACGCTGGCCGCCGCGCCTGTCCTCGCTCAGGATGCGCCGGAGGGCGCGCCCGACGAGCTGGGCATGGGCATCTTCACCTTCACGTCCGGCCCGGCCGCCGCCTACGGCATGCCCGGCCGCAACGCCGCCGAACTGATCATCGACCAGATCAACGAGGACGGCGGCATCGGCGGGGCGAAGATCGTCCCGACCTATGTGGACGAAGGACAGGGCGGCGAAGGCGTCGTCTCCGAGTTCCGCCGGCTCGCCGGCGACGGCTCCGTCGACGTGATGGTCGCGGCCCTCTCCTCGGGCAACTGCATGGCGCTCGCACCCATCGCCGACCAGCTCGAGATGCCGATGGTGACGTGGAACTGCGACACGCACCAGCTCTTCCTGAACGCCGAGCACCCGTACGTCTTCCGCCCGAACTCCTCCACCGTTCCCGAGTTCGTCGCCTACGCCGCGTACGTCGCGCAGAACAATCCGGACGCCAAGCGGATCGCCATCATCAACCCGGACTACGCGTTCGGCCATGACGCGGCGCAGATCTTCACCGCCGCGATGAAGGCCTTCAACCCGGACGTCGAGGTGGTCGCCGAGCTGTTCCCGCGCATGGGCACGCCGAGCTTCAACACCGAGATCTCGCGCATCGCCGCCGCCCGCCCGGACATCATCTTCTCCAACCTGTGGGGCGGTGACCTCGAGAACTTCGTGCGTCAGGCGTCCGCGCGCGGCCTCTTCCGCTCCTCGCAGGTGGTGTTGGCGCTCGGCGAATCGGCCCTGCAGCGCGTCGACCTGCCGGAAGGCGTGATCGTCGGCGTCCTCGGCGACGGCTTCTGGAACTCGCCCGACGCGCAGGACAACGAGGCGGCCCAGGCGTTCGCCGAGGCCTACCACGGGAAGTTCGGCGAATGGCCGGTCTTTCCGGGCATGAAGATGGCCAACACCATCCTCGTCGTGAAGCAGGCCTACGAGGAGGCGATCGCCGAGGCGGGCAAGTGGCCCACCAAGGACGAGCTCCTCGCGGCCCTCTCCGACATCGAGGCCGAGACGCTGACCGGCACCGTCACCGTCCGCGAGGACCACGACGGCCTCGTCGACCAGATCGTCGGCGTCACCACCGGCGGCGGCGACAAGCCGGCGCTCGCCAAGATGGCGCGCTACCCGGGGTCCGACATCACCCCGCCGGTTGGCGCCGATCCCATCGAGTGGGTGTCGACCCTCACGCCGGAGTTCGCCGCAGGCCTGCCGGCCCCCGGCTCCTACGAGTAA
- a CDS encoding GntR family transcriptional regulator, with the protein MSIGSETLPAAGKPARRRSLRDIAYDLIKEKIITCELRPGEVISEAALSASLDIGRTPVHQALDRLMVDELVEVMPRKGVIVRPLSLDEVHDIIEVRLVNEIYCVRLAAERISPTEAALLRDNMKRMHDAEKINDYNALIGVDREFHATIAAAARNLILADFLGGLQDRALRFWFVSLKVPSHLSRIYEQHSAIVDAVSAHDPDRAEAAMRHHIEEFRANVSRLI; encoded by the coding sequence ATGAGCATTGGATCGGAGACCCTGCCGGCGGCAGGCAAGCCGGCACGTCGACGATCTCTCCGGGACATTGCGTACGATCTCATCAAAGAGAAGATCATTACGTGTGAGCTTCGGCCCGGGGAGGTGATCAGCGAGGCGGCCCTCAGCGCCTCGCTGGATATCGGCCGCACCCCGGTCCACCAGGCGCTGGACCGGCTGATGGTGGACGAGCTCGTCGAAGTGATGCCGCGCAAGGGCGTCATCGTGCGCCCGCTCAGCCTCGACGAGGTCCACGACATCATCGAGGTGCGGCTGGTCAACGAGATCTACTGCGTGCGTCTCGCCGCCGAGCGGATCAGCCCGACCGAGGCGGCGCTCCTGCGCGACAACATGAAGCGCATGCACGATGCCGAGAAGATCAACGACTACAACGCGCTGATCGGCGTCGACCGCGAGTTCCACGCGACCATCGCCGCGGCGGCGCGCAATCTCATACTGGCGGACTTCCTCGGCGGCCTGCAGGACCGGGCGCTGCGGTTCTGGTTCGTGTCGCTGAAGGTGCCCTCGCACCTGTCGCGCATCTACGAGCAGCACAGCGCGATCGTCGATGCGGTGTCGGCGCACGATCCCGACCGGGCCGAGGCGGCGATGCGCCACCATATCGAGGAGTTTCGCGCGAACGTCAGCCGCCTGATCTGA
- a CDS encoding ABC transporter ATP-binding protein — protein sequence MTAPLLSVRGIKVSFGGVKAADGVDLDVNQGEFLAIIGPNGSGKTTFINLATGYVKPKAGTIHLEGRDITSHKPREITKLGIARAFQIPQLFGDHTVLDNLMLAVAANRGFWRWQTPLGSEGVRQAAMELLDTVGLADLAATHSSALSEGGRKLTDIALALALQPRLLLLDEPTAGVSTDEKHPLMEKLAKVLRDRGVTAVFVEHDMDLVRRYADRVVVWNQGRVVAEGPPDTVLSDPAVLRDVVGVL from the coding sequence ATGACCGCCCCCCTCCTCTCCGTCCGCGGCATCAAGGTCTCGTTCGGCGGCGTGAAGGCCGCCGACGGTGTCGATCTCGACGTCAACCAGGGCGAGTTCCTGGCCATCATCGGCCCCAACGGGTCTGGCAAGACGACGTTCATCAACCTCGCCACCGGATACGTGAAGCCGAAGGCCGGCACGATCCACCTCGAAGGCCGGGACATCACCAGCCACAAGCCGCGCGAGATCACCAAACTCGGCATCGCCCGCGCCTTTCAGATCCCGCAGCTCTTCGGCGACCACACCGTGCTCGACAACCTGATGCTCGCGGTGGCCGCCAACCGGGGCTTCTGGCGCTGGCAGACCCCGCTCGGCAGCGAAGGCGTGCGGCAGGCGGCGATGGAGCTCCTCGACACCGTCGGCCTCGCCGATCTCGCCGCCACCCACTCCTCGGCGCTGTCCGAGGGAGGGCGCAAGCTGACCGACATCGCCCTCGCGCTCGCCCTGCAGCCGCGCCTCCTGTTGCTCGACGAGCCGACGGCGGGCGTCTCCACCGACGAGAAGCATCCGCTGATGGAGAAGCTCGCCAAGGTGCTGCGCGACCGCGGCGTGACGGCGGTGTTCGTCGAGCACGACATGGACCTCGTGCGCCGCTACGCCGACCGCGTGGTGGTGTGGAACCAGGGCCGCGTGGTGGCGGAAGGCCCGCCTGACACGGTCCTCTCCGACCCGGCCGTGCTGCGTGACGTCGTGGGGGTCCTGTGA
- a CDS encoding branched-chain amino acid ABC transporter permease, whose translation MDLILPMLVDGLAASALIFFIAVGLTLVFSVLRVLNVAHGSFYAIGAYVAVVIGGFVMSAGASPWLSFPILFLSAALVAALLGPAIERTFIRFTYGKPEAVQILVTFALFLIFEDLQKLVFGVQAYYQDAAVSVLGISDIGGIIYLNYQLLLIALAVLTVLALRLLMRNTRLGKMIVAVVADPEVSATLGIDTRRVYAAAFTIGVFLAALGGALASPNSGVAPGLGAEAIVLGFAVAAIGGLGQIEGAAIAAIIVGIARVVAIYEMPALEPVAPYLVMLAVLLVRPYGLFGAATQRRI comes from the coding sequence ATGGATCTGATACTGCCCATGCTGGTCGACGGCCTCGCGGCCTCGGCCCTGATTTTCTTCATCGCAGTGGGGCTGACGCTGGTCTTCTCCGTGCTGCGGGTGCTCAACGTCGCGCACGGCAGCTTCTACGCCATCGGCGCCTACGTCGCCGTCGTCATCGGCGGCTTCGTGATGAGCGCGGGGGCGAGCCCGTGGCTCTCCTTCCCGATCCTGTTCCTGTCGGCCGCGCTGGTGGCAGCGCTCCTCGGCCCGGCGATCGAGCGCACCTTCATCCGCTTCACCTACGGCAAGCCGGAGGCGGTGCAGATCCTCGTCACCTTCGCCCTCTTCCTCATCTTCGAGGACCTGCAGAAGCTCGTCTTCGGCGTGCAGGCCTACTACCAGGACGCGGCCGTCTCGGTGCTCGGCATCTCCGACATCGGCGGCATCATCTACCTCAACTACCAGCTCCTCCTGATCGCGCTGGCCGTCCTCACGGTGCTCGCCCTGCGCCTCCTGATGCGCAACACGCGGCTCGGCAAGATGATCGTCGCCGTCGTCGCCGACCCCGAGGTCTCCGCCACGCTCGGCATCGACACCAGGCGCGTCTACGCCGCCGCCTTCACCATCGGCGTCTTCCTCGCCGCGCTGGGCGGTGCCCTCGCCTCGCCAAACTCGGGCGTCGCGCCGGGCCTCGGCGCCGAGGCGATCGTGCTCGGCTTCGCGGTCGCGGCCATCGGCGGCCTCGGCCAGATCGAGGGCGCCGCCATCGCCGCCATTATCGTCGGCATCGCCCGCGTCGTCGCCATCTACGAGATGCCCGCACTGGAGCCGGTCGCGCCCTACCTCGTCATGCTCGCGGTGCTGCTCGTGCGGCCATACGGCCTCTTCGGCGCCGCCACCCAGCGCAGGATCTGA
- a CDS encoding glutathione S-transferase family protein, translating to MASATLTISSKNYSSWSLRGWLLCKMAGLDFDEKAIDIDDPEQRQELLLLSPSVRVPRLSHDGVEVWDTLAIAEYLNETFPDAGLLPTAAAARAHCRAISGEMHSGFYNLRSALPMNIKAKHQSFKIFSGARPDVQRIKEIWTDCLATYGGPFLFGAPTMADAMYAPVCTRFRTYAVELEPVLQAYCDTIFDWAPMQEWTAAALEEPDEVIELEVEF from the coding sequence ATGGCCTCAGCCACCCTGACGATCTCGTCGAAGAACTACTCCTCCTGGTCGCTGCGGGGCTGGCTCCTGTGCAAAATGGCAGGCCTCGACTTCGACGAGAAGGCCATCGACATCGACGATCCGGAACAGCGGCAGGAGCTCTTGCTCCTCTCCCCGTCGGTCCGCGTGCCGCGCCTCAGCCACGACGGCGTCGAGGTCTGGGACACGCTGGCGATCGCCGAATATCTCAACGAGACGTTCCCGGACGCCGGCCTGCTGCCGACGGCGGCCGCCGCGCGTGCCCATTGCCGCGCCATCTCCGGCGAGATGCACTCCGGCTTCTACAATCTCCGCTCGGCACTGCCGATGAACATCAAGGCCAAGCACCAGAGCTTCAAGATCTTCTCCGGCGCGCGCCCGGATGTGCAGCGCATCAAGGAGATCTGGACCGACTGCCTCGCCACCTACGGCGGTCCGTTCCTGTTCGGCGCGCCGACCATGGCGGACGCGATGTACGCCCCGGTGTGCACCCGGTTCAGAACCTACGCGGTGGAGCTTGAGCCGGTGTTGCAGGCCTACTGCGACACGATCTTCGATTGGGCGCCGATGCAGGAGTGGACCGCCGCCGCGCTCGAGGAGCCGGACGAGGTGATCGAGCTCGAGGTCGAGTTCTAG
- a CDS encoding antibiotic biosynthesis monooxygenase family protein, with amino-acid sequence MFIAMNRFKVRKGSEDEFQAVWMNREVKLRTEPGFVEFHLLKGPENEDHTLFASHTVWASEDHFIAWTKGEAFKEAHRSAPSRAPLYIGGPQFEGFRVVQTVGREETEAA; translated from the coding sequence ATGTTTATCGCGATGAATAGGTTCAAGGTTCGCAAGGGCTCGGAGGACGAGTTCCAGGCCGTGTGGATGAACCGCGAGGTCAAGCTCCGCACGGAGCCCGGCTTCGTCGAGTTTCATCTGCTGAAGGGCCCCGAGAACGAGGACCACACCCTGTTCGCCTCCCACACGGTGTGGGCGAGTGAGGACCACTTCATCGCCTGGACCAAGGGCGAGGCCTTCAAGGAGGCGCACCGCTCGGCGCCGTCGCGCGCCCCGCTCTACATCGGCGGGCCGCAGTTCGAGGGCTTCCGCGTGGTCCAGACGGTGGGCCGCGAGGAGACCGAGGCGGCGTGA
- a CDS encoding extracellular solute-binding protein, translated as MTRFAPSRRHVLAMAAAGAALARVPAAFATGSAPRHGFSPLGPVKYGAADPFGYVNTEAPRGGALHLTRVGAFDTIDTLTYPGRPPADLRLIYDHLIVESEDEIASYYGLLAEDIEVAPDYSSVVFTLRPEARWHDGAPVRPQDVVFTFETLKAQGAPYYRQAFRPLTVVADGPRVVFTNERTGDRDVVRRISTIPIHPEHVWANGKPEMPVGSGPYRLESIEAPQRIVLSRVPDYWGADLAVNRGRWNFDRLAFTFFRDPTVALEAFKAGQSDVRSEDDPTRWALGYDGPALASEAVVREETPTPGVGELAGLVMNLRRPLFADRRVRLALALAYDFQDVNRLLFHGANAPLDSVFAGTPLEAAGPAGDERDLIAGRIPEAALEDPDPFAGLPRPGTREALAEAARLLGEAGLDVTDGARVDPATGRPLRFSVLSMNPAFGKSIAWFGNALGRLGIALQEVRVDPATAAKMMLDKDFDLATLTWSPARLPGTAERLLWHSALAEAPHSYALSGLASPVLDDCIEALERASSPAELDRAGRAFDRVFRHILPMVPLWRSATIRTAWWDHFGRPEAERAGFPPSPIDRWWSLG; from the coding sequence GTGACGCGGTTCGCACCCTCCCGCCGGCACGTGCTCGCCATGGCCGCCGCCGGCGCGGCGCTGGCGCGCGTCCCCGCCGCCTTCGCCACCGGCTCGGCTCCCCGGCACGGCTTCTCCCCGTTGGGGCCGGTGAAGTACGGCGCCGCCGACCCGTTCGGCTACGTCAACACCGAGGCACCGCGCGGCGGGGCGCTGCACCTGACCCGCGTCGGCGCCTTCGACACCATCGACACGCTGACCTATCCCGGCCGTCCGCCGGCGGACCTGCGCCTCATCTACGACCACCTGATCGTCGAGAGCGAGGACGAGATCGCGAGCTACTACGGTCTCCTCGCCGAGGACATCGAGGTCGCGCCGGACTACTCGTCCGTCGTCTTCACGCTCCGGCCCGAAGCGCGGTGGCACGACGGGGCGCCGGTGCGTCCGCAGGACGTCGTCTTCACCTTCGAGACGCTGAAGGCGCAGGGCGCGCCCTACTACCGCCAGGCCTTCCGGCCGCTGACCGTGGTCGCCGACGGACCGCGCGTCGTCTTCACCAACGAGCGGACCGGCGATCGCGACGTGGTGCGCCGCATCTCGACGATCCCGATCCACCCCGAGCACGTGTGGGCGAACGGCAAGCCGGAGATGCCGGTGGGGTCGGGGCCGTACCGCCTCGAATCGATCGAGGCGCCGCAGCGGATCGTCCTGTCGCGCGTGCCGGACTACTGGGGCGCGGACCTCGCGGTGAACCGGGGCCGGTGGAACTTCGATCGCCTCGCGTTCACCTTCTTCCGCGATCCGACGGTGGCGCTCGAGGCCTTCAAGGCCGGCCAGTCGGACGTGCGCTCGGAGGACGATCCGACGCGCTGGGCCTTGGGCTACGACGGTCCGGCGCTCGCCTCCGAAGCGGTGGTGCGGGAAGAGACGCCGACGCCGGGCGTCGGCGAGCTCGCCGGTCTGGTGATGAACCTGCGCCGGCCGCTCTTCGCCGATCGCCGCGTGCGCCTCGCCCTCGCGCTCGCCTACGACTTCCAGGACGTCAACCGGCTGCTCTTCCATGGCGCCAACGCGCCGCTCGACAGTGTCTTCGCGGGGACGCCGCTGGAGGCCGCCGGGCCCGCCGGTGACGAGCGCGACCTCATCGCGGGGCGGATCCCCGAGGCGGCGCTCGAGGACCCGGACCCTTTCGCGGGCCTGCCGCGTCCCGGAACGCGCGAGGCGCTCGCCGAGGCGGCGCGGCTCCTCGGCGAGGCGGGGCTCGATGTGACGGACGGGGCGCGGGTCGATCCCGCCACGGGGCGGCCGCTCCGCTTCTCGGTGCTGTCGATGAACCCCGCGTTCGGCAAGTCCATCGCATGGTTCGGCAATGCCCTGGGCCGTCTCGGCATCGCGCTGCAGGAGGTGAGGGTGGATCCCGCCACCGCGGCGAAGATGATGCTGGACAAGGACTTCGACCTGGCGACGCTCACCTGGTCGCCGGCGCGCCTGCCGGGGACGGCCGAGCGCCTCCTGTGGCACAGCGCGCTCGCCGAGGCGCCCCACTCCTATGCCCTCTCGGGCCTTGCCTCGCCGGTGCTGGACGACTGCATCGAGGCGCTGGAGCGCGCGTCGAGTCCGGCCGAGCTCGACCGCGCGGGCCGCGCCTTCGACCGCGTGTTCCGCCACATCCTTCCGATGGTGCCGCTCTGGCGCTCCGCGACGATCCGCACCGCGTGGTGGGATCATTTCGGGCGCCCGGAGGCCGAGCGCGCCGGATTCCCGCCGTCGCCCATCGACCGTTGGTGGTCGCTGGGATGA
- a CDS encoding DUF2848 domain-containing protein: MTELPLRIESRDGVREIVVAIDALVIAGWTARDREAMEHHIAELEALGVKRPAATPMYYPASVSRLTHAEMIEAIGTASSGEAEYVLFSTPEGMFVGVGSDHTDREAETVGVTLSKQLCDKPVSVTVWPYEEVADHWDELEIESVVEIDGETVTYQSGKVSAMLAPETLIAGRPGGLPAGTVMFGGTLPAIGGVRPASRFVATLHDPVLGRTLTHGYSVRNLDVPG; this comes from the coding sequence ATGACCGAGCTGCCGCTGAGGATCGAGAGCCGTGACGGTGTGCGCGAGATCGTTGTTGCGATCGACGCGCTGGTGATCGCCGGGTGGACCGCCCGCGACCGGGAGGCGATGGAGCATCACATCGCCGAGCTCGAGGCCCTCGGGGTGAAGCGTCCGGCGGCGACGCCGATGTACTACCCCGCTTCCGTCAGCCGCCTGACCCACGCCGAGATGATCGAGGCGATCGGCACCGCGTCGAGCGGCGAGGCCGAGTACGTGCTGTTCTCGACGCCCGAGGGCATGTTCGTCGGCGTCGGCTCCGACCACACCGACCGCGAGGCGGAGACCGTCGGCGTCACGCTCTCCAAGCAGCTCTGCGACAAGCCGGTGAGCGTGACGGTGTGGCCCTACGAGGAGGTCGCCGACCACTGGGACGAGCTCGAGATCGAGAGCGTCGTCGAGATCGACGGGGAAACGGTCACCTACCAGTCCGGCAAGGTCAGCGCGATGCTGGCGCCCGAGACGCTGATCGCGGGCCGTCCGGGCGGCCTGCCGGCGGGAACGGTGATGTTCGGCGGGACGCTGCCGGCGATCGGCGGCGTGCGCCCGGCCTCCCGCTTCGTGGCGACGCTGCATGACCCCGTGCTCGGCCGGACGCTCACCCATGGGTATAGCGTGCGCAACTTGGACGTCCCAGGTTGA
- a CDS encoding branched-chain amino acid ABC transporter permease yields the protein MLQLLIIGLLVAAFATIPVAFPWLAFVFTLVLAKGFAALGVAILLRAGLISIGHALFYAIGAYTVGFLSQGAGVDLLIPQLLAAAAISGVAGLLVGLFMVRYRGIFFAMLNLAVSMVGYTLLSKLYNVTGGTDGLAIATPSVLGMTLSREAFEHLLLYGGLGLAVVVCIVAHRYLKSPMGEALSAVETNEIRLEYLGIAVPRVLLFAYVGSAILAGIGGAIHALAVGHITPDLAYWTTSGQLVLVAVLGGIGGVVGPFIGATFMESVRSFAAIYAPDVWNIIIGAGLLIVIFFLPRGLYGLIERIGGRRDGQ from the coding sequence GTGCTGCAGCTCCTCATCATCGGCCTCCTCGTGGCGGCGTTCGCCACGATCCCGGTCGCCTTCCCCTGGCTCGCGTTCGTCTTCACGCTGGTCCTCGCGAAGGGCTTCGCCGCCCTCGGCGTCGCGATCCTGCTGCGCGCCGGCCTCATCTCCATCGGCCACGCCCTCTTCTACGCCATCGGCGCCTACACCGTGGGCTTCCTCTCCCAGGGGGCCGGCGTCGACCTCCTCATCCCGCAGCTTCTCGCGGCGGCGGCGATCTCGGGCGTCGCCGGGCTTCTCGTCGGCCTCTTCATGGTGCGCTACCGCGGCATCTTCTTCGCGATGCTGAACCTCGCGGTATCGATGGTCGGCTACACCCTCCTCTCCAAGCTCTACAACGTGACGGGAGGCACCGACGGCCTCGCCATCGCCACCCCCAGCGTCCTCGGCATGACGCTGAGCCGCGAGGCGTTCGAGCACCTCCTGCTCTACGGCGGGCTCGGGCTCGCGGTCGTGGTCTGCATCGTCGCCCACCGCTATCTGAAGAGCCCGATGGGCGAGGCGCTGTCGGCGGTCGAGACCAACGAGATCCGCCTCGAATACCTCGGCATCGCGGTGCCGCGCGTCCTCCTCTTCGCCTACGTCGGCTCGGCGATCCTCGCCGGCATCGGCGGCGCGATCCACGCGCTGGCGGTCGGGCACATCACGCCGGACCTCGCCTACTGGACGACCTCCGGCCAGCTCGTCCTCGTCGCGGTGCTCGGCGGCATCGGCGGCGTCGTCGGCCCGTTCATCGGCGCGACCTTCATGGAGAGCGTGCGCTCGTTCGCGGCCATCTACGCGCCCGACGTGTGGAACATCATCATCGGAGCGGGGCTCCTCATCGTGATCTTCTTCCTGCCCCGGGGCCTCTACGGCCTCATCGAGCGGATCGGCGGCCGGAGGGACGGCCAATGA